The Pelmatolapia mariae isolate MD_Pm_ZW linkage group LG9, Pm_UMD_F_2, whole genome shotgun sequence genome has a segment encoding these proteins:
- the nell3 gene encoding uncharacterized protein nell3, translating into MLLLTSLLLLQLSWVSLHNAAQAVAEICRGTHCYGGDTGDPRPCTGAHCPGSRSSRPPRQFNPSTQGKTAHVAASQHRVYPSSPRAASETFPGAQLLLRGRHSDGSTRRSAPEVLPAGCTDAECAVHVRQFQPSNDTRDCKGIECRLPLRIRPKARAVACVGEGCLAGSEESVPPVHLSDRAAQFLGDFPEFGHPSSELGAAPLGVQLTCDIKPGENEVPSEDALILHLQLSKGQEKLVEALKAQQIIIRDLQQKLADQQEALLSQQREILEQQQRMYEQMDVVKAQYGLLSDTFKQVSFQGLKGELQSYFESQLAGLQSQARSHLQKSYAVHKVDLNSKVMDVVGEAHFPQPLLGCPSPCGSEEYCDFQKDPPRCEKCTMCPPGFFLISQCSPTADRMCQDRDECLELPNICGERVKCLNTPGGFRCLGISERDAIMGLCGHEYFYNQELQECQACSDCDGEPVTVPCTAVSDAICGQLSETQLSESWMANVAVPPARSSGTHIFPGLQLNIRSKEKSDLLSNQVGQLTFQQHGLVWLDHNFAIKHSCRNFLQLGMRLNGSQEEEGKDLSGVRIEQPDGKYFQGVSVSTGVEVEPNNSFTLLLRSPNQHCNQSKDLHVYDAAGPSLSLLWLSHDTGAVAMTAQMSLLMHYQTSYRPTFRITSVSDPYMISLTHDNRGVCFTERGVVKFVLQQALYSMGHTCVREGFSLIAYINRNGTGQEVMQAFKTGVNYRDTSITLSGAVSVDSGDMLNFEITSPSQCNVRYFGDSTGISILSLIWIPSAVSSAFTATVSRTGLPFGAVRNKPLLFQQISPDTPQVHLARSGEPNSRKNFIFREKGTVNIALNLKLIHSCNIVKLTLQRVGGQGKQAGPVAQQVSGSMPEGSEWASVGLRASFQVQNGTALYVTLDCIRGRINQIAHEGGTNISILWVAV; encoded by the exons ATGCTTTTACTGACATCTCTGCTGTTGCTGCAACTCTCCTGGGTATCGCTGCACAACGCCGCGCAAGCTGTAGCGGAGATTTGCCGGGGGACGCACTGCTATGGCGGAGACACCGGCGATCCAAGACCGTGCACCGGGGCGCACTGTCCGGGGAGCCGATCTTCCAGACCCCCGCGGCAGTTTAACCCGTCAACGCAGGGGAAAACGGCTCATGTAGCCGCCAGCCAACACCGCGTGTACCCGAGCTCTCCAAGAGCGGCATCGGAGACTTTTCCAGGCGCCCAGCTGCTACTGCGCGGGCGGCACAGCGACGGCAGCACTCGGAGGAGTGCGCCTGAAGTTTTACCTGCAGGATGCACCGATGCGGAGTGCGCTGTTCATGTGAGACAATTTCAACCCAGCAATGACACCAGAGACTGTAAAGGGATCGAGTGCAGACTGCCGCTGAGGATACGGCCAAAAGCTCGAGCAGTGGCTTGTGTGGGAGAAGGATGTCTGGCCGGTTCAGAGGAGAGCGTGCCTCCTGTACATCTGTCGGACAGAGCCGCGCAGTTTCTGGGGGATTTTCCGGAGTTTGGACATCCATCGTCGGAACTTGGCGCAGCGCCTTTAGGTGTCCAGCTCACATGTGATATCAAGCCAG GGGAGAATGAAGTTCCTTCAGAAGATGCCCTCATCTTGCACCTCCAGCTGTCCAAGGGGCAGGAGAAGCTTGTGGAGGCCCTGAAAGCCCAGCAGATTATCATCCGCGATCTGCAGCAGAAGCTCGCTGACCAACAGGAGGCCCTGCTGTCGCAGCAGCGTGAAAtcctggagcagcagcagcgaaTGTATGAGCAAATGGATGTGGTGAAGGCACAGTACGGTCTCCTCTCAGACACCTTCAAACAGGTTTCCTTCCAGGGCCTGAAGGGCGAGCTGCAGAGCTACTTCGAGAGCCAGCTGGCTGGACTGCAAAGCCAAGCCCGCAGCCACCTGCAGAAATCCTACGCTGTCCACAAAGTGGACCTCAACTCTAAGGTGATGGATGTGGTCGGGGAGGCTCACTTTCCTCAGCCTCTCCTGGGATGCCCTTCACCCTGTGGATCAGAGGAGTACTGTGACTTTCAAAAGGACCCACCTCGGTGTGAAAAGTGCACCATGTGTCCACCAGGTTTCTTCCTCATCTCACAGTGCTCTCCAACTGCGGACAGAATGTGCCAG GACAGAGACGAATGCCTTGAATTACCAAATATTTGTGGAGAGCGAGTGAAGTGCCTTAATACTCCAG GGGGATTCAGGTGTCTGGGCATTTCTGAGAGAGACGCAATAATGGGCTTGTGCGGTCATGAATATTTCTACAACCAGGAGCTGCAGGAGTGCCAGGCCTGCTCTGACTGTGATGGAgagcctgtcactgttccctgtacAGCAGTCAGTGACGCCATCTGTGGCCAGCTTTCGGAGACCCAGCTCTCTGAGTCTTGGATGGCGAATGTGGCAGTTCCCCCCGCCAGATCATCTGGCACCCACATCTTTCCTGGGCTTCAGCTAAACATAcgaagcaaagaaaaaagtgatTTGCTGTCCAACCAGGTGGGCCAGTTGACCTTCCAGCAGCACGGGCTGGTGTGGTTGGATCATAACTTTGCAATAAAGCACAGTTGCAGGAACTTCCTCCAGTTGGGGATGAGGCTAAATGGGAGCCAGGAAGAGGAGGGTAAGGACCTCAGCGGTGTTCGCATCGAACAACCGGATGGGAAGTATTTCCAGGGGGTCAGCGTCAGTACCGGGGTGGAGGTGGAACCTAACAACAGCTTCACACTGCTGTTGAGGAGTCCAAATCAACATTGCAATCAGAGCAAAGATCTTCACGTGTATGATGCTGCAGGGCCCTCTTTGAGTCTGCTCTGGTTGTCTCATGATACTGGTGCTGTAGCTATGACAGCTCAGATGTCCCTGCTGATGCACTACCAGACCAGCTACCGCCCAACTTTCCGCATAACCTCAGTTTCAGACCCCTACATGATCAGCCTGACTCATGACAACCGTGGGGTGTGCTTCACCGAGCGCGGAGTGGTCAAGTTTGTCCTTCAGCAAGCGCTTTACTCCATGGGGCACACCTGCGTTCGAGAGGGTTTCTCCTTGATTGCCTATATAAACCGCAACGGAACCGGCCAAGAGGTGATGCAGGCTTTTAAGACTGGTGTTAATTACAGGGACACTTCCATTACACTTTCAGGTGCTGTGAGCGTGGACAGTGGAGACATGCTCAACTTTGAGATCACATCCCCGTCTCAGTGCAACGTCCGCTATTTTGGGGACAGCACTGGAATCAGTATTTTGAGTCTTATCTGGATTCCTTCAGCAGTGTCGTCAGCCTTTACGGCTACTGTGTCCAGGACCGGTCTTCCCTTTGGAGCGGTGAGGAATAAACCTCTATTGTTCCAGCAGATCAGCCCAGATACACCACAGGTCCACTTGGCCCGCTCTGGGGAGCCAAACAGCCGGAAGAACTTTATATTCCGCGAGAAAGGAACAGTGAACATAGCTCTCAACCTCAAGCTGATCCACTCTTGTAATATAGTAAAACTCACTCTGCAGCGGGTAGGGGGTCAGGGCAAGCAGGCTGGTCCTGTGGCTCAGCAGGTGTCAGGATCTATGCCTGAAGGAAGCGAGTGGGCCAGTGTAGGGCTGAGAGCCTCATTTCAAGTCCAGAATGGCACGGCTCTGTACGTCACGCTGGACTGCATCCGTGGACGAATTAACCAGATAGCACACGAGGGCGGCACTAACATTTCAATTCTCTGGGTGGCAGTGTGA